In the Gasterosteus aculeatus chromosome X, fGasAcu3.hap1.1, whole genome shotgun sequence genome, one interval contains:
- the LOC120808943 gene encoding pleckstrin homology domain-containing family A member 5 isoform X5 — translation MLALSRTPRAQQQQQQQQQQRSERDLTTHASTKVTGGSLNVVTSAGYDPFVSPFLSARLTAPAFMEAFSSHNERKVTCKHPVSNLSSQDNCIFVVNEQSASKVPANEKKDRPLSTMTEASNYTGSSDFAANPTNTAERPSRPSKKIHNFGKRSNSIRRNPSAPVIRRNWLYKQDSTGMKLWKKRWFVLSDLCLFYYRDEKEEGILGSILLPSFRVSMLSVDDHINRKYAFKATHPNMRTYYFCSDTAKEMEAWMKVMTDAALVHSEPVKRLDRLKVEQCGPQEINHVADHRPPLTQPEIHNNQLNREVDRERAPEASPAAADDERKQRDAERYGFQQDGAERGRPLTKINSVKLQPAQAAAVKASVASPQPPTEVDGSHRGPQVNGSGEHAAQDMTAVPPRRSPTPEPDRALSRTSSMQQLEHWVRTQRGRNQDDDTRSITSYQTLPRNMPSHRVPYMPHYGDGYSSMPRNSMAQRDSLCSMSPSLYEQALGPSPVDNRRSMRDDTMWQLFEWQQRQAYTRPPPPGLYRDMASPKTMINLSEHAAPSHSIPPSPSHGSLSMYGGYSPMRSYVSGARSEVSSPVYRGDASIDRRLRPQHNKYAYPPDRRSMPAGIPVQTISAQSLHGKTPEELTLLLIKLRRQQAELNSVRERTVAQLMQLNMDGDNPKNDILSHHLQRNLMFLDNQMKESDPLIVMTHTLIENSAPRPQLYHQLGPEDYRDLAYARAAEEVDIDTKLSRLCEQDKVVRTQEDKLKQLYREKHTLETALLSASQEIEMGSESPAAMQSVIQQRDLLQSGLLSTCRERSRIAAELELSWREYEKLEGDVALAKNDLLEQLEALGSPQTEPPSQQHVRIQKELWRIQDVMEALSNHKAQREADGMSLHEPMTNFSKNKNEEDDSAPPRPPLPLSYEPDPPGVPPVPPHTGVRPSTLHRPEERKRNGSHSGPDYRLYKSEPELTTVAEVDESNGEDRSEHPSDREHSGNKGSYPVGIVPPRTRSPVTDSSSIASYVTLRKSKRPDPKAGNLMERPRSALEQQLCAAESGRPRMSVEEQLDRIRRHQQGALREKKKGAHVRGAGQENTPSRSHSFTKENHYRAQSQMRRREEGICCIDELEASLRLQEVVRDQETPAEEIARLKEASQDDHLNMDRELSVPDKVLIPERYVESDPEEALSPEQEADKQRKVDRIKALIAKNSMQNALPSMALSPEEETEVEVTVQEKEKMINISYELAAEASKRSKLVAAQALASVKTYT, via the exons TCACAATGAGCGGAAGGTGACCTGCAAGCATCCGGTCTCAAACTTATCCTCGCAAGACAACTGCATCTTTGTCGTCAACGAACA ATCTGCCTCCAAAGTGCCGGCGAATGAGAAGAAGGATCGGCCACTAAGCACCATGACTGAAGCCTCCAACTACACAGGCAGTTCGGACTTTGCCGCAAACCCCACCAACACGGCAGAGCGA CCATCGAGACCTTCCAAAAAAATCCACAACTTTGGGAAGAGATCCAACTCCATCAGGAGGAATCCCAGTGCGCCAGTTATCAGGAGGAACTGGCTTTATAAACAG GACAGCACGGGGATGAAGCTGTGGAAGAAGCGGTGGTTCGTGCTGTCTGACCTGTGCCTCTTCTACTACAGAG ACGAAAAGGAAGAGGGGATTCTTGGCAGCATCCTCCTGCCGAGCTTCCGTGTGTCCATGCTGTCTGTGGACGACCACATCAACAGGAAATATGCCTTCAAG GCAACGCATCCCAACATGCGGACGTACTATTTTTGCTCGGACACGGCCAAAGAGATGGAGGCTTGGATGAAAGTAATGACCGATGCTGCGCTTGTGCATTCCGAGCCGGTCAAGAG GTTGGACAGGCTAAAGGTGGAGCAGTGCGGGCCGCAAGAGATCAATCACGTGGCCGACCACCGACCTCCGCTCACGCAGCCCGAAATCCACAACAATCAACTGAACCGTGAGGTGGACCGCGAGCGCGCCCCAGAAGCCTCCCCCGCCGCAGCGGACGATGAGCGAAAGCAGCGGGACGCCGAGCGCTACGGCTTCCAGCAGGACGGGGCGGAGCGCGGCCGCCCACTCACCAAGATCAACAGCGTCAAGCTGCAGCCGGCGCAGGCGGCAGCCGTCAAGGCCAGCGTCGCCTCGCCGCAGCCTCCGACCGAGGTGGACGGGTCGCACCGTGGCCCCCAGGTCAACGGATCGGGGGAGCACGCCGCGCAGGACATGACTGCGGTCCCTCCTCGCCGAAGTCCCACTCCCGAGCCGGACCGCGCGCTGAGCAGGACCAGCTCCATGCAGCAACTAGAGCACTGGGTCCGCACCCAGAGGGGCCGTAACCAGGACGATGACACCAGGAG CATCACGTCCTATCAGACGCTGCCTAGAAACATGCCGAGCCACCGGGTGCCCTACATGCCTCACTACGGCGACGGCTACAGCAGCATGCCCAGGAATAGCATGGCGCAGAGGGACAGCCTCTGCAGCATGTCGCCCTCGTTGTACGAGCAGGCGCTGGGTCCCTCGCCGGTGGACAACCGGCGCTCCATGCGCGACGACACCATGTGGCAGCTGTTTGAGTGGCAGCAGCGGCAGGCCTACaccaggccgccgccgccgggcctCTACAGAGACATGGCCAGTCCCAAAACCATGATCAACCTGTCGGAACACGCCGCGCCGAGCCACTCCATCCCCCCGTCGCCCTCCCACGGCTCGCTGTCCATGTACGGCGGCTACTCCCCCATGCGCTCCTACGTCAGCGGCGCCCGCTCTGAGGTGTCCTCTCCCGTCTACAGAGGGGACGCCAGCATCGACAGGCGGCTCAGGCCGCAGCACAACAAG TACGCCTACCCACCGGATAGGAGGTCGATGCCTGCAGGGATCCCAGTTCAGACCATCAGCGCCCAGTCGCTCCACGGCAAAACA CCTGAGGAACTGACTCTGCTGCTCATAAAGCTGCGGCGGCAGCAGGCAGAGCTAAACAGTGTCCGGGAGCGCACCGTAGCACAGCTTATGCAACTAAACATGGACGGAGACAACCCAAAG AACGACATTCTCTCCCATCACCTCCAAAGGAACCTCATGTTTTTGGACAATCAG ATGAAGGAAAGTGACCCTTTAATCGTCATGACTCACACTTTGATTGAGAACTCTGCCCCGAGGCCTCAACTTTACCACCAA CTGGGTCCAGAAGACTACAGGGATCTGGCCTACGCACGCGCGGCGGAAGAAGTCGACATCGAT ACCAAACTGAGCCGGTTGTGCGAGCAGGACAAAGTGGTGAGGACTCAGGAGGACAAACTTAAGCAGCTGTACCGAGAGAAG CACACCCTGGAGACGGCGCTGCTTTCAGCCAGCCAGGAGATCGAGATGGGCTCTGAAAGCCCTGCTGCCATGCAGAGTGTTATCCAGCAGAGAGACTTGCTGCAGAGCGGCCTGCTCAGCACCTGCAGAGAGCGCTCCAGAATCGCTGCT GAGTTGGAGCTGTCCTGGAGGGAGTACGAGAAGCTGGAAGGAGACGTGGCTCTGGCTAAGAACGACCTGCTGGAACAGCTGGAAGCACTGGGAAGCCCTCAG ACGGAGCCTCCCAGCCAGCAGCATGTCCGCATCCAAAAAGAACTTTGGAGGATTCAAGATGTGATGGAGGCCCTCAGCAACCACAAAGCTCAGCGAGAGGCTGATGGTATGAGCTTGCACGAGCCCATGACCAACTTCAGCAAGAATAAAAACGAG GAGGACGACTCTGCTCCCCCACGGccgcccctccccctttcctaTGAGCCCGACCCCCCCGGCGTGCCCCCTGTGCCCCCTCATACTGGTGTGCGCCCTTCAACGCTCCACAGGcccgaggagaggaagaggaacggCTCGCACAGC GGCCCAGACTACCGGCTGTATAAGAGTGAACCGGAGCTCACCACGGTGGCTGAAGTGGATGAGAGCAATGGAGAAGACAGATCTGAACACCCTTCTGATAGAGAACATTCTGGAAACAAAG GGTCCTACCCAGTGGGCATTGTGCCACCCAGGACCAGATCTCCAGTGACGGACTCCTCTTCAATCGCTTCATATGTTACTTTAAGGAAGAGCAAGAGGCCAGATCCCAAGGCGGGGAATCTAATG GAGCGTCCTCGCAGCGCAttggagcagcagctgtgtgccGCGGAGAGCGGGCGGCCCCGGATGAgtgtggaggagcagctggacagGATCCGCCGCCACCAGCAGGGTGCCCtccgggagaagaagaagggcgCCCACGTCCGGGGCGCCGGCCAAGAAAACACGCCCTCTCGCAGTCACTCGTTCACAAAGGAGAACCATTATCGCGCACAG TCCCAAATGAGGCGCAGAGAAGAGGGGATATGTTGCATTGATGAGCTGGAGGCCTCGCTCCGGCTGCAGGAGGTGGTCCGGGACCAGGAGACGCCGGCCGAGGAGATCGCCCGTCTCAAAGAAGCCTCGCAGGACGACCACTTAAATATGGACCGAGAA CTGTCCGTGCCTGACAAAGTGCTGATCCCTGAGCGTTACGTGGAGTCCGACCCCGAGGAGGCCCTGAGCCCTGAGCAGGAGGCTGATAAGCAGAGGAAAGTTGATCGCATCAAAGCCCTCATTGCCAAAAACAG CATGCAGAATGCGCTGCCTAGTATGGCGCTCAGCCCCGAGGAGGAGACTGAAGTGGAGGTCACCGTacaggagaaagagaagatgatTAATATCTCCTACGAGCTGGCGGCAGAGGCCTCCAAACGCAGCAAGCTGGTAGCAG CACAGGCTCTGGCCTCAGTGAAAACCTACACATGA
- the LOC120808943 gene encoding pleckstrin homology domain-containing family A member 5 isoform X27 encodes MRTYYFCSDTAKEMEAWMKVMTDAALVHSEPVKRLDRLKVEQCGPQEINHVADHRPPLTQPEIHNNQLNREVDRERAPEASPAAADDERKQRDAERYGFQQDGAERGRPLTKINSVKLQPAQAAAVKASVASPQPPTEVDGSHRGPQVNGSGEHAAQDMTAVPPRRSPTPEPDRALSRTSSMQQLEHWVRTQRGRNQDDDTRSITSYQTLPRNMPSHRVPYMPHYGDGYSSMPRNSMAQRDSLCSMSPSLYEQALGPSPVDNRRSMRDDTMWQLFEWQQRQAYTRPPPPGLYRDMASPKTMINLSEHAAPSHSIPPSPSHGSLSMYGGYSPMRSYVSGARSEVSSPVYRGDASIDRRLRPQHNKYAYPPDRRSMPAGIPVQTISAQSLHGKTPEELTLLLIKLRRQQAELNSVRERTVAQLMQLNMDGDNPKNDILSHHLQRNLMFLDNQMKESDPLIVMTHTLIENSAPRPQLYHQLGPEDYRDLAYARAAEEVDIDTKLSRLCEQDKVVRTQEDKLKQLYREKHTLETALLSASQEIEMGSESPAAMQSVIQQRDLLQSGLLSTCRERSRIAAELELSWREYEKLEGDVALAKNDLLEQLEALGSPQTEPPSQQHVRIQKELWRIQDVMEALSNHKAQREADGMSLHEPMTNFSKNKNEEDDSAPPRPPLPLSYEPDPPGVPPVPPHTGVRPSTLHRPEERKRNGSHSGPDYRLYKSEPELTTVAEVDESNGEDRSEHPSDREHSGNKGSYPVGIVPPRTRSPVTDSSSIASYVTLRKSKRPDPKAGNLMERPRSALEQQLCAAESGRPRMSVEEQLDRIRRHQQGALREKKKGAHVRGAGQENTPSRSHSFTKENHYRAQSQMRRREEGICCIDELEASLRLQEVVRDQETPAEEIARLKEASQDDHLNMDRELSVPDKVLIPERYVESDPEEALSPEQEADKQRKVDRIKALIAKNSMQNALPSMALSPEEETEVEVTVQEKEKMINISYELAAEASKRSKLVAAQALASVKTYT; translated from the exons ATGCGGACGTACTATTTTTGCTCGGACACGGCCAAAGAGATGGAGGCTTGGATGAAAGTAATGACCGATGCTGCGCTTGTGCATTCCGAGCCGGTCAAGAG GTTGGACAGGCTAAAGGTGGAGCAGTGCGGGCCGCAAGAGATCAATCACGTGGCCGACCACCGACCTCCGCTCACGCAGCCCGAAATCCACAACAATCAACTGAACCGTGAGGTGGACCGCGAGCGCGCCCCAGAAGCCTCCCCCGCCGCAGCGGACGATGAGCGAAAGCAGCGGGACGCCGAGCGCTACGGCTTCCAGCAGGACGGGGCGGAGCGCGGCCGCCCACTCACCAAGATCAACAGCGTCAAGCTGCAGCCGGCGCAGGCGGCAGCCGTCAAGGCCAGCGTCGCCTCGCCGCAGCCTCCGACCGAGGTGGACGGGTCGCACCGTGGCCCCCAGGTCAACGGATCGGGGGAGCACGCCGCGCAGGACATGACTGCGGTCCCTCCTCGCCGAAGTCCCACTCCCGAGCCGGACCGCGCGCTGAGCAGGACCAGCTCCATGCAGCAACTAGAGCACTGGGTCCGCACCCAGAGGGGCCGTAACCAGGACGATGACACCAGGAG CATCACGTCCTATCAGACGCTGCCTAGAAACATGCCGAGCCACCGGGTGCCCTACATGCCTCACTACGGCGACGGCTACAGCAGCATGCCCAGGAATAGCATGGCGCAGAGGGACAGCCTCTGCAGCATGTCGCCCTCGTTGTACGAGCAGGCGCTGGGTCCCTCGCCGGTGGACAACCGGCGCTCCATGCGCGACGACACCATGTGGCAGCTGTTTGAGTGGCAGCAGCGGCAGGCCTACaccaggccgccgccgccgggcctCTACAGAGACATGGCCAGTCCCAAAACCATGATCAACCTGTCGGAACACGCCGCGCCGAGCCACTCCATCCCCCCGTCGCCCTCCCACGGCTCGCTGTCCATGTACGGCGGCTACTCCCCCATGCGCTCCTACGTCAGCGGCGCCCGCTCTGAGGTGTCCTCTCCCGTCTACAGAGGGGACGCCAGCATCGACAGGCGGCTCAGGCCGCAGCACAACAAG TACGCCTACCCACCGGATAGGAGGTCGATGCCTGCAGGGATCCCAGTTCAGACCATCAGCGCCCAGTCGCTCCACGGCAAAACA CCTGAGGAACTGACTCTGCTGCTCATAAAGCTGCGGCGGCAGCAGGCAGAGCTAAACAGTGTCCGGGAGCGCACCGTAGCACAGCTTATGCAACTAAACATGGACGGAGACAACCCAAAG AACGACATTCTCTCCCATCACCTCCAAAGGAACCTCATGTTTTTGGACAATCAG ATGAAGGAAAGTGACCCTTTAATCGTCATGACTCACACTTTGATTGAGAACTCTGCCCCGAGGCCTCAACTTTACCACCAA CTGGGTCCAGAAGACTACAGGGATCTGGCCTACGCACGCGCGGCGGAAGAAGTCGACATCGAT ACCAAACTGAGCCGGTTGTGCGAGCAGGACAAAGTGGTGAGGACTCAGGAGGACAAACTTAAGCAGCTGTACCGAGAGAAG CACACCCTGGAGACGGCGCTGCTTTCAGCCAGCCAGGAGATCGAGATGGGCTCTGAAAGCCCTGCTGCCATGCAGAGTGTTATCCAGCAGAGAGACTTGCTGCAGAGCGGCCTGCTCAGCACCTGCAGAGAGCGCTCCAGAATCGCTGCT GAGTTGGAGCTGTCCTGGAGGGAGTACGAGAAGCTGGAAGGAGACGTGGCTCTGGCTAAGAACGACCTGCTGGAACAGCTGGAAGCACTGGGAAGCCCTCAG ACGGAGCCTCCCAGCCAGCAGCATGTCCGCATCCAAAAAGAACTTTGGAGGATTCAAGATGTGATGGAGGCCCTCAGCAACCACAAAGCTCAGCGAGAGGCTGATGGTATGAGCTTGCACGAGCCCATGACCAACTTCAGCAAGAATAAAAACGAG GAGGACGACTCTGCTCCCCCACGGccgcccctccccctttcctaTGAGCCCGACCCCCCCGGCGTGCCCCCTGTGCCCCCTCATACTGGTGTGCGCCCTTCAACGCTCCACAGGcccgaggagaggaagaggaacggCTCGCACAGC GGCCCAGACTACCGGCTGTATAAGAGTGAACCGGAGCTCACCACGGTGGCTGAAGTGGATGAGAGCAATGGAGAAGACAGATCTGAACACCCTTCTGATAGAGAACATTCTGGAAACAAAG GGTCCTACCCAGTGGGCATTGTGCCACCCAGGACCAGATCTCCAGTGACGGACTCCTCTTCAATCGCTTCATATGTTACTTTAAGGAAGAGCAAGAGGCCAGATCCCAAGGCGGGGAATCTAATG GAGCGTCCTCGCAGCGCAttggagcagcagctgtgtgccGCGGAGAGCGGGCGGCCCCGGATGAgtgtggaggagcagctggacagGATCCGCCGCCACCAGCAGGGTGCCCtccgggagaagaagaagggcgCCCACGTCCGGGGCGCCGGCCAAGAAAACACGCCCTCTCGCAGTCACTCGTTCACAAAGGAGAACCATTATCGCGCACAG TCCCAAATGAGGCGCAGAGAAGAGGGGATATGTTGCATTGATGAGCTGGAGGCCTCGCTCCGGCTGCAGGAGGTGGTCCGGGACCAGGAGACGCCGGCCGAGGAGATCGCCCGTCTCAAAGAAGCCTCGCAGGACGACCACTTAAATATGGACCGAGAA CTGTCCGTGCCTGACAAAGTGCTGATCCCTGAGCGTTACGTGGAGTCCGACCCCGAGGAGGCCCTGAGCCCTGAGCAGGAGGCTGATAAGCAGAGGAAAGTTGATCGCATCAAAGCCCTCATTGCCAAAAACAG CATGCAGAATGCGCTGCCTAGTATGGCGCTCAGCCCCGAGGAGGAGACTGAAGTGGAGGTCACCGTacaggagaaagagaagatgatTAATATCTCCTACGAGCTGGCGGCAGAGGCCTCCAAACGCAGCAAGCTGGTAGCAG CACAGGCTCTGGCCTCAGTGAAAACCTACACATGA
- the LOC120808943 gene encoding pleckstrin homology domain-containing family A member 5 isoform X6, with the protein MAADIQPEWISGLPSSWSYGVTRDGRVFFINEEAKSTTWLHPVRGEALITGHRSTPDLPTGWEEGYTFEGARCFINHNERKVTCKHPVSNLSSQDNCIFVVNEQSASKVPANEKKDRPLSTMTEASNYTGSSDFAANPTNTAERPSRPSKKIHNFGKRSNSIRRNPSAPVIRRNWLYKQDSTGMKLWKKRWFVLSDLCLFYYRDEKEEGILGSILLPSFRVSMLSVDDHINRKYAFKATHPNMRTYYFCSDTAKEMEAWMKVMTDAALVHSEPVKRLDRLKVEQCGPQEINHVADHRPPLTQPEIHNNQLNREVDRERAPEASPAAADDERKQRDAERYGFQQDGAERGRPLTKINSVKLQPAQAAAVKASVASPQPPTEVDGSHRGPQVNGSGEHAAQDMTAVPPRRSPTPEPDRALSRTSSMQQLEHWVRTQRGRNQDDDTRSITSYQTLPRNMPSHRVPYMPHYGDGYSSMPRNSMAQRDSLCSMSPSLYEQALGPSPVDNRRSMRDDTMWQLFEWQQRQAYTRPPPPGLYRDMASPKTMINLSEHAAPSHSIPPSPSHGSLSMYGGYSPMRSYVSGARSEVSSPVYRGDASIDRRLRPQHNKYAYPPDRRSMPAGIPVQTISAQSLHGKTPEELTLLLIKLRRQQAELNSVRERTVAQLMQLNMDGDNPKNDILSHHLQRNLMFLDNQLGPEDYRDLAYARAAEEVDIDTKLSRLCEQDKVVRTQEDKLKQLYREKHTLETALLSASQEIEMGSESPAAMQSVIQQRDLLQSGLLSTCRERSRIAAELELSWREYEKLEGDVALAKNDLLEQLEALGSPQTEPPSQQHVRIQKELWRIQDVMEALSNHKAQREADGMSLHEPMTNFSKNKNEEDDSAPPRPPLPLSYEPDPPGVPPVPPHTGVRPSTLHRPEERKRNGSHSGPDYRLYKSEPELTTVAEVDESNGEDRSEHPSDREHSGNKGSYPVGIVPPRTRSPVTDSSSIASYVTLRKSKRPDPKAGNLMERPRSALEQQLCAAESGRPRMSVEEQLDRIRRHQQGALREKKKGAHVRGAGQENTPSRSHSFTKENHYRAQSQMRRREEGICCIDELEASLRLQEVVRDQETPAEEIARLKEASQDDHLNMDRELSVPDKVLIPERYVESDPEEALSPEQEADKQRKVDRIKALIAKNSMQNALPSMALSPEEETEVEVTVQEKEKMINISYELAAEASKRSKLVAVNRLSSSSSPLPQPSNTPPQLPDGSHFMCV; encoded by the exons TCACAATGAGCGGAAGGTGACCTGCAAGCATCCGGTCTCAAACTTATCCTCGCAAGACAACTGCATCTTTGTCGTCAACGAACA ATCTGCCTCCAAAGTGCCGGCGAATGAGAAGAAGGATCGGCCACTAAGCACCATGACTGAAGCCTCCAACTACACAGGCAGTTCGGACTTTGCCGCAAACCCCACCAACACGGCAGAGCGA CCATCGAGACCTTCCAAAAAAATCCACAACTTTGGGAAGAGATCCAACTCCATCAGGAGGAATCCCAGTGCGCCAGTTATCAGGAGGAACTGGCTTTATAAACAG GACAGCACGGGGATGAAGCTGTGGAAGAAGCGGTGGTTCGTGCTGTCTGACCTGTGCCTCTTCTACTACAGAG ACGAAAAGGAAGAGGGGATTCTTGGCAGCATCCTCCTGCCGAGCTTCCGTGTGTCCATGCTGTCTGTGGACGACCACATCAACAGGAAATATGCCTTCAAG GCAACGCATCCCAACATGCGGACGTACTATTTTTGCTCGGACACGGCCAAAGAGATGGAGGCTTGGATGAAAGTAATGACCGATGCTGCGCTTGTGCATTCCGAGCCGGTCAAGAG GTTGGACAGGCTAAAGGTGGAGCAGTGCGGGCCGCAAGAGATCAATCACGTGGCCGACCACCGACCTCCGCTCACGCAGCCCGAAATCCACAACAATCAACTGAACCGTGAGGTGGACCGCGAGCGCGCCCCAGAAGCCTCCCCCGCCGCAGCGGACGATGAGCGAAAGCAGCGGGACGCCGAGCGCTACGGCTTCCAGCAGGACGGGGCGGAGCGCGGCCGCCCACTCACCAAGATCAACAGCGTCAAGCTGCAGCCGGCGCAGGCGGCAGCCGTCAAGGCCAGCGTCGCCTCGCCGCAGCCTCCGACCGAGGTGGACGGGTCGCACCGTGGCCCCCAGGTCAACGGATCGGGGGAGCACGCCGCGCAGGACATGACTGCGGTCCCTCCTCGCCGAAGTCCCACTCCCGAGCCGGACCGCGCGCTGAGCAGGACCAGCTCCATGCAGCAACTAGAGCACTGGGTCCGCACCCAGAGGGGCCGTAACCAGGACGATGACACCAGGAG CATCACGTCCTATCAGACGCTGCCTAGAAACATGCCGAGCCACCGGGTGCCCTACATGCCTCACTACGGCGACGGCTACAGCAGCATGCCCAGGAATAGCATGGCGCAGAGGGACAGCCTCTGCAGCATGTCGCCCTCGTTGTACGAGCAGGCGCTGGGTCCCTCGCCGGTGGACAACCGGCGCTCCATGCGCGACGACACCATGTGGCAGCTGTTTGAGTGGCAGCAGCGGCAGGCCTACaccaggccgccgccgccgggcctCTACAGAGACATGGCCAGTCCCAAAACCATGATCAACCTGTCGGAACACGCCGCGCCGAGCCACTCCATCCCCCCGTCGCCCTCCCACGGCTCGCTGTCCATGTACGGCGGCTACTCCCCCATGCGCTCCTACGTCAGCGGCGCCCGCTCTGAGGTGTCCTCTCCCGTCTACAGAGGGGACGCCAGCATCGACAGGCGGCTCAGGCCGCAGCACAACAAG TACGCCTACCCACCGGATAGGAGGTCGATGCCTGCAGGGATCCCAGTTCAGACCATCAGCGCCCAGTCGCTCCACGGCAAAACA CCTGAGGAACTGACTCTGCTGCTCATAAAGCTGCGGCGGCAGCAGGCAGAGCTAAACAGTGTCCGGGAGCGCACCGTAGCACAGCTTATGCAACTAAACATGGACGGAGACAACCCAAAG AACGACATTCTCTCCCATCACCTCCAAAGGAACCTCATGTTTTTGGACAATCAG CTGGGTCCAGAAGACTACAGGGATCTGGCCTACGCACGCGCGGCGGAAGAAGTCGACATCGAT ACCAAACTGAGCCGGTTGTGCGAGCAGGACAAAGTGGTGAGGACTCAGGAGGACAAACTTAAGCAGCTGTACCGAGAGAAG CACACCCTGGAGACGGCGCTGCTTTCAGCCAGCCAGGAGATCGAGATGGGCTCTGAAAGCCCTGCTGCCATGCAGAGTGTTATCCAGCAGAGAGACTTGCTGCAGAGCGGCCTGCTCAGCACCTGCAGAGAGCGCTCCAGAATCGCTGCT GAGTTGGAGCTGTCCTGGAGGGAGTACGAGAAGCTGGAAGGAGACGTGGCTCTGGCTAAGAACGACCTGCTGGAACAGCTGGAAGCACTGGGAAGCCCTCAG ACGGAGCCTCCCAGCCAGCAGCATGTCCGCATCCAAAAAGAACTTTGGAGGATTCAAGATGTGATGGAGGCCCTCAGCAACCACAAAGCTCAGCGAGAGGCTGATGGTATGAGCTTGCACGAGCCCATGACCAACTTCAGCAAGAATAAAAACGAG GAGGACGACTCTGCTCCCCCACGGccgcccctccccctttcctaTGAGCCCGACCCCCCCGGCGTGCCCCCTGTGCCCCCTCATACTGGTGTGCGCCCTTCAACGCTCCACAGGcccgaggagaggaagaggaacggCTCGCACAGC GGCCCAGACTACCGGCTGTATAAGAGTGAACCGGAGCTCACCACGGTGGCTGAAGTGGATGAGAGCAATGGAGAAGACAGATCTGAACACCCTTCTGATAGAGAACATTCTGGAAACAAAG GGTCCTACCCAGTGGGCATTGTGCCACCCAGGACCAGATCTCCAGTGACGGACTCCTCTTCAATCGCTTCATATGTTACTTTAAGGAAGAGCAAGAGGCCAGATCCCAAGGCGGGGAATCTAATG GAGCGTCCTCGCAGCGCAttggagcagcagctgtgtgccGCGGAGAGCGGGCGGCCCCGGATGAgtgtggaggagcagctggacagGATCCGCCGCCACCAGCAGGGTGCCCtccgggagaagaagaagggcgCCCACGTCCGGGGCGCCGGCCAAGAAAACACGCCCTCTCGCAGTCACTCGTTCACAAAGGAGAACCATTATCGCGCACAG TCCCAAATGAGGCGCAGAGAAGAGGGGATATGTTGCATTGATGAGCTGGAGGCCTCGCTCCGGCTGCAGGAGGTGGTCCGGGACCAGGAGACGCCGGCCGAGGAGATCGCCCGTCTCAAAGAAGCCTCGCAGGACGACCACTTAAATATGGACCGAGAA CTGTCCGTGCCTGACAAAGTGCTGATCCCTGAGCGTTACGTGGAGTCCGACCCCGAGGAGGCCCTGAGCCCTGAGCAGGAGGCTGATAAGCAGAGGAAAGTTGATCGCATCAAAGCCCTCATTGCCAAAAACAG CATGCAGAATGCGCTGCCTAGTATGGCGCTCAGCCCCGAGGAGGAGACTGAAGTGGAGGTCACCGTacaggagaaagagaagatgatTAATATCTCCTACGAGCTGGCGGCAGAGGCCTCCAAACGCAGCAAGCTGGTAGCAG TGAACCGCCTgtcgtcctcttcctcaccccTTCCACAGCCATCTAACACACCCCCTCAACTCCCTGACGGGTCTCActtcatgtgtgtgtag